One genomic region from Leptolyngbyaceae cyanobacterium JSC-12 encodes:
- a CDS encoding RNA polymerase sigma factor, sigma-70 family (IMG reference gene:2510097483~PFAM: Sigma-70, region 4~TIGRFAM: RNA polymerase sigma factor, sigma-70 family) yields the protein MQPRQTIIEAFSTFIQFKVDNFGGWVTDPRLRRSMQQTMQQATSETCDRFWALYWHKAWQVQPNELATGHLAAYLQEVCFWVARKISLHTSARQAPVDLFQTAIAHLQRVLKNFNPQLSTNLKSYAEFAFSNIIKDTLRKQQEADICTDWALLQKVTQKRLIDSLEYTGIDPVVITNHVLAWKCFKELYAPTKTRNTRKLNKPEPQTWQAIADLYNAERKNQFNQSEACSPERIERWIITCAKAVRSFLYPTPLSLNAPSTSHEESTSLLNRLPSSEQDSLLTELLLEEETAKRNTQLAQLTEVLTSAIADLPVQTQQLLEAYYQQQLTQQQITQQLGIPQYTVSRRLSSVRQTLLKKLAQWSQETLHSSLSSDVLAGMSTVLDEWLTAHYHQSASSYRESL from the coding sequence ATGCAACCGCGTCAAACCATCATTGAAGCCTTTTCTACCTTTATCCAATTTAAAGTGGATAACTTTGGTGGCTGGGTTACTGACCCTAGACTGCGGCGCAGTATGCAACAAACGATGCAGCAGGCGACTTCAGAAACCTGCGATCGCTTCTGGGCGCTTTATTGGCATAAGGCATGGCAGGTACAGCCTAACGAACTGGCAACAGGGCACTTGGCTGCCTATTTACAGGAAGTTTGTTTTTGGGTAGCACGAAAAATTAGCCTCCACACATCAGCCCGTCAGGCTCCAGTGGATTTGTTTCAAACAGCGATTGCTCACTTGCAACGTGTCCTCAAAAACTTTAATCCGCAACTCAGCACCAATCTTAAAAGCTATGCTGAATTTGCTTTTAGTAACATTATTAAAGATACATTGCGGAAGCAACAAGAAGCAGATATTTGCACTGACTGGGCACTGCTGCAAAAAGTTACGCAGAAACGTCTGATAGACTCTTTAGAATACACGGGTATAGACCCAGTAGTGATCACCAATCATGTATTAGCATGGAAATGCTTTAAAGAACTTTACGCCCCAACAAAGACTCGAAACACGCGCAAGTTAAATAAGCCTGAACCTCAAACCTGGCAGGCGATCGCCGACCTGTATAACGCTGAACGTAAAAACCAATTCAATCAATCAGAAGCGTGTTCTCCAGAGCGAATAGAACGCTGGATCATAACCTGCGCCAAAGCAGTTCGTTCCTTCCTCTATCCAACACCCCTTTCCCTAAATGCACCCTCAACCAGCCATGAAGAATCCACCAGTTTGCTGAACCGCTTACCCAGTAGCGAACAGGACTCGCTACTAACGGAACTCTTGCTGGAGGAAGAAACGGCAAAGCGCAATACTCAATTAGCTCAACTGACCGAAGTGCTGACGAGCGCGATCGCAGACCTGCCAGTCCAAACCCAACAACTCCTAGAAGCCTATTACCAGCAGCAACTGACGCAACAGCAAATTACTCAGCAGCTAGGCATTCCGCAATACACTGTTTCACGTCGCCTCAGCAGTGTCCGCCAAACGTTGCTCAAAAAACTAGCGCAGTGGAGTCAAGAAACGTTGCATAGTTCCCTCTCATCAGACGTATTGGCAGGTATGAGCACCGTTCTGGATGAATGGCTTACAGCTCATTATCACCAGTCTGCCTCCTCTTATCGGGAGTCCCTATGA
- a CDS encoding Protein of unknown function (DUF1822) (IMG reference gene:2510097484~PFAM: Protein of unknown function (DUF1822)), translating to MMSFNSALFKLDQLYLEIPERAHQIAAYSTAGARWRASLNQFTLDAFLPWLREEYAPEARSWLNPATLPTVWEFVNGTAIAFDNVRMVLIPSDAIDTDELRVPQEWLDIPAWAADYYVAMQINPDEGWMRVLGYTTHHRLKTQGNYDPSDRAYTLSEDSLFQDLSILWLARELGANDVLRAEVAALPSLPATQATNLIERLSDPTIVFPRQAIPFPLWGALLEHGGWRKRLYQWRQGMPEQWSISQWLQSGISMLAEQIGWHQVERQPAIVFRSLPTTVLTRQLSIAGNSYQLNITPLPEHTTPEAFAWRFELRSSDSTGRIPSGFKLRLLTEDLQPFEHNQDEAVEPVEVLSVEVLITPHEGLVWEVEPMPDGCDREILTF from the coding sequence ATGATGTCCTTCAATTCTGCTTTATTTAAGCTTGACCAACTCTATCTGGAAATTCCTGAACGTGCTCATCAAATAGCCGCTTACTCAACTGCGGGTGCTCGTTGGCGGGCTTCGCTCAATCAATTCACCCTGGATGCCTTTTTGCCCTGGCTGCGGGAAGAATATGCTCCCGAAGCCCGCTCCTGGCTCAACCCTGCCACCCTGCCGACTGTGTGGGAGTTTGTGAATGGCACCGCGATCGCCTTTGACAATGTGCGAATGGTGCTAATTCCCTCTGATGCGATCGACACTGATGAATTGCGCGTTCCCCAAGAATGGCTGGATATTCCTGCCTGGGCAGCCGATTACTACGTGGCAATGCAGATCAATCCAGATGAGGGCTGGATGCGGGTTTTGGGCTACACCACCCATCACCGCTTGAAAACCCAGGGCAATTACGATCCCAGCGATCGCGCCTATACCCTGTCGGAAGATAGCCTATTTCAAGATCTGAGCATACTCTGGCTTGCCCGTGAACTAGGTGCTAACGATGTGTTACGCGCCGAAGTTGCGGCATTACCCAGCCTACCTGCCACCCAAGCCACGAATTTGATTGAGCGACTCAGCGATCCAACAATAGTGTTTCCCCGGCAGGCAATCCCGTTTCCATTGTGGGGTGCATTGCTGGAGCATGGTGGTTGGCGCAAACGGCTTTATCAATGGCGGCAAGGAATGCCGGAGCAGTGGTCAATTTCTCAATGGCTACAATCGGGCATTTCAATGCTGGCTGAACAAATTGGTTGGCACCAGGTAGAACGGCAACCCGCGATCGTCTTTCGTAGCTTACCCACCACGGTTCTTACTCGCCAACTCAGCATTGCAGGAAACTCCTACCAGCTCAACATCACGCCCCTACCCGAACACACAACTCCCGAAGCCTTTGCCTGGCGGTTTGAACTTCGTAGCAGTGATTCCACTGGTAGGATTCCATCTGGCTTTAAACTCCGCCTTTTAACTGAAGATCTTCAGCCCTTTGAACACAATCAGGATGAAGCTGTTGAGCCAGTTGAGGTGCTATCCGTAGAGGTTTTAATCACTCCCCATGAAGGGCTGGTTTGGGAGGTAGAACCAATGCCAGATGGGTGCGATCGCGAAATCCTTACCTTTTGA
- a CDS encoding nitrate ABC transporter, permease protein (IMG reference gene:2510097485~PFAM: Binding-protein-dependent transport system inner membrane component~TIGRFAM: nitrate ABC transporter, permease protein), giving the protein MSLMNVATVFAAIAQSTWNRSKILLLRDTVVLPALGFLGIIALWWIVALFRRDLMPTPPEAFVNNLDFILNPFYQRGPGDLGLGWLLIASLRRVLLGFLLGALVAIPIGFLIGMSRPMLLALNPLIQIFKPVSPLAWLPIALAIFNLADPSAIFVIFITSLWPTIINTALGVSSVSKDYLDVAQVLEMPKWRQIYKIILPASLPYIFTGLRISLGIAWLVIVAVEMLTGGIGIGFFVWDEWSRLNLSSVFLAVLVIGITGLLLDVAIAQLQQLVTRRPTAAS; this is encoded by the coding sequence ATGTCACTGATGAACGTGGCAACTGTCTTTGCTGCGATCGCCCAATCTACATGGAATCGTTCTAAGATTTTGCTTCTACGAGACACGGTAGTTTTGCCAGCTTTGGGCTTTTTAGGAATCATCGCGTTGTGGTGGATTGTGGCATTGTTTCGTCGGGATCTAATGCCCACTCCGCCCGAAGCCTTTGTCAATAATTTGGACTTCATTCTCAATCCCTTTTACCAGCGAGGTCCAGGGGATCTGGGATTGGGCTGGTTGCTGATTGCCAGCTTACGCCGTGTGCTGTTGGGTTTCTTACTGGGTGCATTGGTCGCGATCCCGATTGGCTTTTTGATCGGGATGTCTCGCCCGATGCTATTAGCGTTAAACCCTCTGATTCAGATTTTCAAGCCCGTTTCACCTCTCGCCTGGTTACCGATCGCCCTGGCAATTTTCAATCTGGCAGACCCTTCTGCCATTTTCGTGATTTTCATTACCTCTTTGTGGCCCACCATCATCAACACCGCATTGGGCGTATCCAGCGTTTCTAAAGACTATTTGGATGTGGCGCAAGTGCTAGAAATGCCGAAGTGGCGGCAAATCTACAAAATCATTTTGCCTGCCAGTTTGCCTTATATCTTTACCGGATTGCGAATCAGTTTAGGGATCGCGTGGCTGGTCATCGTTGCTGTTGAGATGTTAACAGGCGGCATCGGCATTGGCTTCTTTGTGTGGGATGAGTGGAGCCGCTTAAACCTTAGTTCTGTATTTTTGGCGGTGCTAGTGATTGGCATAACCGGGTTGCTGCTGGATGTGGCAATCGCCCAATTGCAGCAACTCGTTACCCGTCGTCCAACCGCTGCAAGTTGA
- a CDS encoding ABC-type nitrate/sulfonate/bicarbonate transport system, periplasmic component (IMG reference gene:2510097486) produces the protein MNPNWTRREFVLGASAATAATILSSCNISGDRSARGLTEEALAVEPVVKPGELEKPDIVVGYVPVNDCAPFAIAWKKGFFRKYGLNVRLNREASWATSRDGLIFGRLDASPVVSGAVTNARIGAEGARHAPLCAGMTIHRHGNAMTMNKAMWDYGLRPWYEYNGNLEEFGNQFRGFFESQPLQNRVWAVVLSSAIYEYFIRYLAAAAGVEPDKKFRLIIVPPPQMVTNMRIGAMQGYMVAEPWNTRAISGNAGVGFTFAQGKEIWQGHPDRLLGVMEDFIVKYPKTYRSLLKAMIEACQYCGKPENREEVARLITDRAFTGAKPKKGPVDKFTRPGIVGEYNYGGFDDKDRIIKSVDTTIFFDMPENLKTVPEEHSTFLWRSRSIWMMTQAARWGQIKEFPKNAEELASKGWRTDIYREVAQEMGITCPKEDFKIEPPEAFIDQKGFNPSDPVGYLNSFEIRANRPTQIYLS, from the coding sequence ATGAATCCGAATTGGACTCGCCGCGAGTTTGTGCTGGGTGCAAGTGCGGCAACGGCAGCAACAATCTTATCTTCCTGCAATATCAGTGGCGATCGCTCTGCCAGAGGACTCACCGAAGAAGCACTCGCCGTTGAACCCGTTGTGAAACCAGGTGAACTGGAAAAACCAGACATCGTTGTGGGTTACGTACCCGTGAATGATTGTGCGCCATTTGCGATCGCCTGGAAAAAGGGCTTTTTCCGCAAATACGGGCTAAACGTGCGGCTTAACCGAGAAGCCAGTTGGGCAACCTCCCGTGACGGGCTAATTTTTGGGCGGTTAGATGCCTCCCCGGTGGTATCGGGTGCTGTGACCAACGCCCGCATTGGGGCAGAAGGTGCCCGCCATGCGCCGCTCTGTGCCGGGATGACCATCCACCGTCACGGCAACGCGATGACCATGAATAAAGCCATGTGGGACTACGGCTTGCGCCCCTGGTACGAATACAACGGCAACCTGGAAGAATTTGGCAACCAGTTTCGCGGCTTTTTTGAGAGTCAACCGCTGCAAAACCGAGTTTGGGCAGTGGTACTCAGTTCTGCCATTTATGAGTACTTCATTCGCTATCTGGCAGCAGCGGCTGGCGTAGAACCTGATAAGAAATTCCGGTTGATCATTGTGCCACCTCCACAAATGGTCACCAATATGCGAATTGGGGCAATGCAAGGCTACATGGTGGCAGAACCCTGGAATACTCGCGCCATTTCAGGCAATGCTGGAGTGGGCTTTACCTTTGCCCAGGGTAAGGAAATCTGGCAGGGACACCCGGATCGCTTACTGGGTGTGATGGAAGACTTCATTGTGAAATACCCCAAAACCTATCGATCGCTGCTCAAAGCCATGATCGAAGCCTGCCAATACTGCGGCAAACCCGAAAACCGGGAAGAGGTTGCCAGACTAATCACCGATCGCGCCTTCACCGGAGCCAAACCCAAAAAAGGTCCTGTTGATAAATTCACTCGTCCTGGCATTGTGGGCGAATACAACTACGGCGGCTTCGATGACAAAGACCGGATTATTAAATCCGTCGATACCACCATCTTTTTTGATATGCCAGAGAACTTGAAGACAGTGCCCGAAGAGCATTCCACCTTTTTGTGGCGATCGCGCAGCATCTGGATGATGACTCAAGCTGCCCGTTGGGGGCAAATCAAAGAATTTCCAAAAAATGCAGAAGAACTTGCCTCCAAAGGTTGGCGTACCGACATTTATCGCGAAGTTGCTCAAGAAATGGGTATCACCTGCCCCAAAGAAGACTTCAAAATCGAACCGCCGGAGGCATTTATCGATCAAAAAGGCTTCAACCCCAGCGATCCCGTCGGCTACCTCAACAGCTTTGAGATCCGCGCCAACCGCCCCACGCAAATCTATTTGTCCTAA
- a CDS encoding nitrate transport ATP-binding subunits C and D (IMG reference gene:2510097487~PFAM: ABC transporter~TIGRFAM: nitrate transport ATP-binding subunits C and D): MVKSTLQTNGIQSQVSQSEFLVIENLVKSYPAPTGDPFVVLDGINLTLHENEFVSVIGHSGCGKSTLLKMVAGLERATSGLITLEGKEIRKPGADRMMVFQHYGLLPWLTVRENVRLAVDEVLDGLSHAEKKDLVNAHLAMVNLTASANKYPDEISGGMKQRVGIARALAIRPKLLLMDEPFGALDALTRGKLQRQVLDIWENNRQTVLMVTHDVDEALYMSDRIVMLTNGPHANIGEVLEVPFDHPRDRHTLREDPRYYDLRNHTLDFLDQHFNSNE, translated from the coding sequence ATGGTTAAGTCAACCCTGCAAACCAACGGTATCCAGTCTCAAGTATCCCAATCTGAGTTTCTGGTGATTGAAAACTTGGTGAAATCGTATCCCGCACCAACAGGTGATCCCTTTGTTGTGCTGGATGGCATTAACCTTACCCTGCACGAAAACGAGTTTGTTTCAGTGATTGGACACTCTGGCTGTGGCAAATCGACCCTGCTAAAAATGGTGGCAGGGCTGGAACGAGCCACCTCTGGTTTGATCACACTGGAGGGTAAAGAGATTCGCAAACCAGGAGCCGATCGCATGATGGTGTTCCAGCACTATGGACTGTTGCCCTGGCTTACTGTGCGCGAAAATGTGCGGTTGGCAGTGGATGAAGTGCTGGACGGTTTATCCCATGCGGAAAAGAAAGATCTGGTAAATGCACACCTGGCAATGGTGAACCTGACTGCCTCTGCTAACAAATATCCTGATGAAATTTCTGGCGGGATGAAGCAACGAGTGGGGATTGCCCGCGCCTTAGCGATTCGTCCTAAGTTGCTGCTGATGGATGAACCCTTTGGGGCACTGGATGCCCTGACTCGTGGCAAGTTGCAACGGCAGGTGTTGGATATTTGGGAGAATAACCGTCAAACCGTGCTGATGGTAACCCATGATGTGGACGAAGCCCTGTATATGTCCGATCGCATTGTGATGTTAACCAATGGACCCCATGCCAACATCGGTGAAGTTCTGGAGGTACCGTTTGATCATCCCCGCGATCGCCATACCCTGCGAGAAGACCCTCGATATTACGATCTTCGCAACCATACTCTCGACTTTTTAGATCAGCACTTCAACTCAAACGAGTAA
- a CDS encoding Na+/H+ antiporter NhaD-like permease (IMG reference gene:2510097488~PFAM: Citrate transporter), with amino-acid sequence MDWQAIIAAGIFIGVIFLVMTEWLHLMIAAMLGGLLLIFLNILTLDEAIAYIAKGHATLGLFFGVMVMVRAFEPTKIFEYLATQMVLLAKGKGNRLLLGIVAITTPICAVLPNATTVMLLAPLIPPLAEEIQVDFVPLLILMVFVANSAGLLTIVGDPATFIVGNSINMSFVEYLQKLSLGGAIAVLTVIATLPLLFKKVWRKELTSLDNLPLPEINHPRMLTLGAGIVALVLLFFVIGDNLPIPVSPATVALLGAALCLMLAHHSKIDTVNNILRDVDWSTLIFFMSIFVLIGGLQKTGIVSGASNILAVILGKNVAFGAIALLFFIGLLSSVVPNIPLVVAMVPLLKEYIVNAGFVGKEILDPGFTGQLPVDVLPLFYAMMFGATLGGNGTLVGASSNIVAAGIAEQHGKRISFHTFLHYGIPIMLLQLATATIYVSVAFLRG; translated from the coding sequence ATGGACTGGCAAGCGATTATCGCAGCAGGGATTTTTATCGGGGTGATTTTTCTGGTTATGACTGAGTGGTTGCATCTGATGATTGCAGCCATGCTGGGAGGGTTGCTGCTGATATTTTTGAATATTCTTACTTTGGATGAAGCGATCGCATATATTGCCAAAGGCCATGCCACCCTTGGTTTGTTCTTTGGTGTGATGGTGATGGTGCGTGCTTTTGAACCCACCAAAATATTTGAATATCTGGCAACCCAAATGGTATTACTGGCAAAAGGAAAAGGTAATCGGTTGCTGTTGGGAATTGTAGCAATTACCACACCGATTTGCGCCGTCTTGCCGAATGCCACCACAGTCATGCTGCTAGCTCCACTGATCCCACCCCTAGCAGAAGAGATTCAAGTAGACTTTGTGCCATTGCTAATTTTGATGGTGTTTGTCGCCAATAGTGCTGGGCTTTTGACCATTGTGGGTGATCCAGCCACATTCATCGTGGGTAATTCCATCAACATGAGCTTTGTGGAGTATTTGCAAAAACTGAGTCTGGGAGGCGCGATCGCGGTTCTTACTGTAATCGCCACATTGCCGCTTCTGTTTAAGAAAGTATGGCGGAAAGAGTTAACCAGTTTAGATAATCTGCCATTGCCAGAAATCAACCATCCCCGGATGTTGACACTTGGAGCAGGGATTGTCGCTCTGGTACTGCTCTTCTTTGTGATTGGCGATAACTTGCCGATTCCGGTTTCTCCGGCAACCGTTGCCTTACTAGGTGCAGCACTGTGTTTGATGCTAGCGCATCACAGCAAAATTGATACAGTAAACAACATTTTGCGCGATGTGGACTGGAGTACGCTGATTTTCTTTATGAGCATTTTCGTGTTGATCGGCGGCTTGCAAAAAACAGGTATCGTCAGTGGCGCATCGAACATACTGGCAGTAATTTTGGGGAAAAACGTGGCATTCGGGGCAATTGCGCTGCTATTTTTCATAGGGTTACTTTCCAGTGTTGTTCCCAACATCCCCCTTGTTGTGGCAATGGTGCCTTTACTCAAGGAATACATTGTGAATGCCGGATTTGTAGGTAAAGAGATTCTCGATCCTGGCTTCACAGGGCAACTTCCAGTGGATGTCTTGCCGCTGTTCTATGCCATGATGTTTGGAGCAACGCTAGGTGGTAATGGCACGCTTGTTGGCGCATCCTCTAACATTGTTGCTGCTGGAATTGCCGAGCAACATGGTAAGCGTATTTCCTTCCACACCTTCTTGCATTACGGTATCCCTATCATGCTATTGCAATTAGCAACTGCCACTATCTATGTCAGTGTGGCCTTTCTAAGGGGCTAG
- a CDS encoding dethiobiotin synthase (IMG reference gene:2510097489~PFAM: CobQ/CobB/MinD/ParA nucleotide binding domain~TIGRFAM: dethiobiotin synthase), with product MNALLITGTDTDAGKTVLTSALIAYWQRYCAPLRLKLLKPLQSGVGDCELYSQLFGFDVAEVTPLRFQAPLAPPLAAAKEGRTIELDKAWQAFEQLRQTSDFVLVEGLGGLGSPVTYETTVADLAWDWQLPTVLVVPVKLGAIGQTVANVALARQFRVHLKGIVLNCVQPCSEQAVEDWAPAAMIQSLTGVRVFGVLPYLSDRTNLHALAKAASNLELERLIPLPFNSQKSTA from the coding sequence TTGAACGCATTGCTGATTACTGGAACTGACACAGATGCGGGGAAAACCGTATTAACTTCGGCACTGATAGCGTATTGGCAGCGATATTGTGCTCCGCTCCGCTTGAAGCTGCTAAAACCCTTGCAATCTGGGGTGGGAGATTGTGAATTATATAGTCAGTTGTTTGGTTTTGATGTAGCAGAAGTGACTCCGCTCCGCTTCCAGGCTCCACTTGCCCCACCCTTAGCCGCAGCCAAAGAGGGGCGTACCATTGAGCTAGATAAAGCATGGCAGGCCTTTGAGCAATTGAGACAAACAAGTGATTTTGTGCTGGTGGAGGGGCTGGGTGGACTGGGTTCTCCAGTGACTTATGAAACCACAGTGGCTGACTTAGCCTGGGATTGGCAATTACCAACGGTTTTGGTAGTTCCAGTGAAGTTGGGGGCGATCGGGCAGACCGTGGCAAATGTCGCACTGGCTCGTCAATTCCGCGTTCATCTCAAAGGGATTGTTTTGAACTGTGTGCAACCTTGTTCAGAGCAAGCCGTTGAAGATTGGGCACCTGCTGCGATGATTCAGTCTCTCACTGGGGTTCGGGTGTTTGGGGTGTTACCCTACCTGAGCGATCGCACTAACCTGCATGCTCTAGCAAAAGCTGCTTCTAACCTGGAACTGGAACGCCTGATCCCACTACCGTTCAATTCTCAAAAATCCACAGCTTAA
- a CDS encoding serine/threonine protein kinase (IMG reference gene:2510097490~PFAM: Protein kinase domain), whose protein sequence is MRPPLPVGSILQNRYRILGVLGQGGFGRTYLGEDQGRFSERCALKELTPAQGGEYALDKSKELFQREAQILYQIQHPQIPQFRATFEQDQRLFLVQDYVEGQTYRQLLEQRKAQGIAFSEMEVMQLMRQLLPVLAHIHSKGIVHRDIAPDNIILRQQDSKPVLIDFGVVKELATRFQTMTTGIAQPTAVGKPGYAPSEQMQTGKAYPSSDLYSLAVTAVVLLTGREPQELFDDAMMTWYWQRWVTVNPRFAQVLNKMLSYRPGDRYQSVSEVVQALDAATAPVPHQPASPPQPIAPPPVQASQPQQPTPTQFSQMHTLAVGRSPAAPAQSTPPPPSRPVPTIEDPRSSIWDDPLAIIAAGIGLVILTGLGSWLIMRTILSNQQPDPLPIATPTVSPSPSPTPTSTATPTPTVTPTTPPDPVNYSKRLNLSPNDSVTQSGVLRSNETMTYIVNAGQGEILQAAISGEGTLMTIYAPDNRPVDDNARRVSFWQGTLPYNGDYFIELKPVRGLESGRYRITISLSPSRPSPSPSPPPSPPPTPPRINEIPVNFPPGDTTQSFSDRIRQNVINRYVVPANEGDVLSAQVWGGATLRVFDPSGQVVSASGASYWQAVVSYDSGYRPGDYRIDILGAKGTDYTLELGRVDRERSAR, encoded by the coding sequence ATGCGCCCGCCGCTGCCAGTAGGAAGTATTCTGCAAAATCGCTATCGAATTCTGGGTGTTTTAGGTCAGGGTGGTTTTGGTCGTACCTACCTGGGAGAGGATCAGGGACGGTTTAGTGAGCGATGTGCTTTAAAGGAGCTGACTCCTGCTCAGGGAGGAGAATACGCACTGGATAAGTCAAAGGAACTATTTCAGCGCGAGGCTCAAATTCTTTATCAGATTCAGCACCCCCAAATTCCTCAGTTCCGGGCTACGTTTGAGCAAGATCAGCGGCTGTTCCTGGTGCAGGATTATGTAGAGGGACAAACCTATCGCCAACTGCTGGAGCAACGCAAGGCACAGGGAATTGCATTTTCCGAAATGGAAGTTATGCAACTAATGCGACAGTTGTTGCCAGTGTTAGCGCATATTCACAGCAAAGGAATTGTGCATCGGGATATTGCACCGGACAACATCATTTTGCGCCAACAAGATAGTAAACCCGTGCTCATCGATTTTGGTGTGGTGAAGGAACTGGCAACCCGGTTTCAAACTATGACCACGGGGATTGCTCAGCCAACAGCAGTGGGCAAACCAGGGTATGCACCCAGCGAACAGATGCAAACGGGGAAAGCTTACCCCAGTAGTGATTTGTATTCTTTGGCAGTCACGGCGGTCGTATTGCTAACGGGGCGAGAGCCACAGGAGTTGTTTGATGATGCCATGATGACCTGGTATTGGCAGCGATGGGTAACGGTGAATCCAAGGTTCGCTCAGGTCTTGAATAAGATGTTGAGCTATCGTCCGGGCGATCGCTACCAATCAGTTAGTGAAGTCGTCCAGGCACTTGATGCAGCAACGGCTCCTGTTCCCCACCAGCCAGCCAGCCCCCCTCAACCGATAGCACCACCGCCTGTTCAGGCTAGCCAACCGCAACAACCCACCCCAACCCAATTCTCCCAGATGCATACACTAGCAGTGGGACGCTCTCCCGCTGCACCAGCTCAATCCACTCCTCCCCCGCCCAGCCGACCGGTTCCGACTATTGAAGATCCTCGCAGTTCTATCTGGGATGACCCGCTGGCAATTATTGCAGCCGGAATTGGGCTGGTAATTCTAACGGGTTTGGGTTCCTGGTTAATTATGCGAACAATTTTGAGTAACCAACAACCCGACCCTCTCCCAATTGCTACCCCAACTGTATCCCCCTCTCCTTCACCCACTCCGACTTCCACGGCAACTCCCACTCCTACGGTGACTCCAACCACCCCTCCCGATCCCGTCAATTATTCCAAACGCTTGAATCTTAGCCCCAATGACTCAGTGACTCAGAGTGGCGTGTTGCGGTCTAACGAGACCATGACTTACATTGTCAACGCTGGACAGGGAGAAATCTTGCAAGCTGCTATCAGCGGAGAAGGCACTTTGATGACAATTTATGCCCCGGACAATCGTCCGGTGGACGATAACGCCAGACGAGTTTCTTTCTGGCAGGGGACATTGCCCTACAATGGCGACTATTTCATCGAACTAAAGCCTGTTCGAGGGTTAGAGAGTGGCAGGTATCGTATCACAATCAGTCTTAGCCCATCTCGCCCCTCTCCCTCTCCCAGTCCGCCTCCCAGCCCACCACCGACTCCTCCCCGAATCAACGAAATTCCGGTGAATTTTCCACCCGGAGATACTACTCAATCATTTAGCGATCGCATTCGGCAAAACGTGATAAACCGTTATGTTGTGCCTGCGAACGAGGGAGATGTGTTGTCGGCTCAGGTGTGGGGTGGGGCAACGCTGCGAGTTTTCGATCCGTCTGGTCAAGTCGTGAGTGCAAGTGGAGCCAGCTACTGGCAAGCCGTTGTATCTTACGATAGTGGCTATCGACCGGGTGATTATCGAATTGATATTCTCGGGGCGAAGGGTACAGATTACACTCTGGAACTGGGTCGTGTTGATCGAGAAAGGAGCGCTCGTTGA
- a CDS encoding hypothetical protein (IMG reference gene:2510097491~PFAM: Yqey-like protein): MNLKDRITEDIKTAMKAQDKVRLETVRSIKKAILEKEVSLRPTGQDILTEADEIEVLVQLAKQRRDAIAQYEQANRADLAQQEAQELAILEEYLPKQLSDEEVSQVINEIIAQVGAISARDIGKVMGPAMQQLKGKADGKKVQEFVKAKLSGN; the protein is encoded by the coding sequence ATGAACTTAAAAGATCGCATTACGGAAGATATCAAAACTGCTATGAAAGCCCAGGATAAAGTCCGATTAGAGACAGTTCGTAGTATTAAAAAAGCCATTTTGGAAAAAGAAGTGAGCCTGCGCCCTACTGGACAAGATATCCTCACAGAAGCTGATGAAATAGAGGTTTTAGTACAGCTAGCGAAGCAGCGCCGGGATGCGATCGCCCAATACGAGCAAGCAAACCGCGCTGATCTGGCTCAGCAGGAAGCTCAGGAATTAGCCATTTTGGAAGAGTATCTACCGAAGCAGCTATCGGATGAAGAAGTCAGTCAAGTGATTAATGAAATCATCGCGCAGGTAGGTGCGATTTCCGCCAGAGATATAGGCAAAGTTATGGGCCCAGCCATGCAGCAACTCAAAGGAAAAGCCGATGGCAAAAAAGTGCAGGAATTCGTTAAGGCGAAGCTATCGGGGAATTAA